Genomic segment of Lentisphaera araneosa HTCC2155:
GTGAAAACCCTGGTTCACAAGTTATCCTCAAGAGCTCTTTGGCTCCCCTCATTCTCACGCGCAATTGGAAGCTATCAAGAATTGGCCTCATACAAACGAATGCCCTGTGGCAGCTCAACCTCAATGAAAAGGCTGAGATTTATCAAGACCTCATGGCCCGACTAGCTTATTACCTCTGTTCACGGGAAGATGATCTCAAGGATATGCTCACAGTGAAAAGTAATAAACTCAATTACTCACAGGACGAGAAAGGCTTCTTTACCGCCAGCCTTAAAAATAATGAAGGTGCCAAAGTCACCAAGGCTCAAATTAAACTGATGATTGGCGAAAAACTGCATCAGATGTCACCCCAAGAACTCAACTACACACACGATCAAAAATTTGATCAAAGTGGTCTTATTCAGTTCAAAGCTCAAAGCCGTTTAAAAGATGAATTAATAGCATCCCTCTCTGCCAAGATCTACGTCTCTTCGGAGCATAATGAACTCAATGATATCACCACTAACATTAAATTGCTCCGAGCCCTCAGTGAAAAAACCAATGGTAGTGAAATTCAACGTCAGAAATTCTCTGATTGGCTCACTAAAATGAATCAAACTGGCCGTGTTAATTCAGTCTCACTCCAAGTCAAAAGAACCCCTCTCTGGGATAACTTTTATATCCTAAGCCTTATTCTTTTCTTCTTCTGCCTCGAATGGTACTGGCGTAAATTTCGTTAATATATAATCCTCCGAATAATTGTGAGTGCTGAAAGCACGGCATAACTCAGCCTGGCACGAAAGTGCTAGGAAATAAAGTGACCGTAGTTAATGTGAGTCCCAACGGGACGGTATAAATCCTATACCATACCTTCGGCATTCATTTGTTTTATCATCCGATTTATGCCCAAGGCTCACGCCATTGGGCTACATTATAACATGCCTTAGGCATTCAATTTTAGTGCTGAAAGCACGGCATAACTCAGCCTGGCACGAAAGTGCTAGGAAATAAAATAACTGTTGTTAATGTGAATACCAAAAGTGTAAATAATGCTTCAACATCGAATGATTTATGCATTTAATAATTTTGAAAAAACTAAATATAAAGATCTCCCAAATTATGCTAAGGAAAGCTTTCAATCATAGATGCTTTTCTCTGAGGTCGATCTATATTGCCGACGATTCTTAATAAAACCTATTCGGAGATTAATATGAGTACTATCTATTGGGGCGTAGGTCTACGCCGTTCGCACGACGAAAAAGCCCTTGACGTCTTGTTCCCCTTCATTCAATCAAGCACGAGCGAAGAGTTTGCGGAAATCGCAAAAATCACTGCTGTTAATGCTGAGGCTATCAACACAAAAATCCTCAATGAAGAACAATTACAGCAACTCGTTGAAGTGAACTCAAATGATCTCAGCCTAGCGACTATGCTCGGCGAATTTGATATGAACGACAATATCTACTCACTCACCGATCGCGTTATCACTGTAATCCCTAATTTCACAGAAAGTTCAGTTGAAAGCACAGAAGATGCTTACCTTCGTTTACAGATGCTCTCTCAGCGTCTTGTTAAACCTCATGGTGTAAGCCTCGACAGCATCTTTGGCAAACTCCCAAATATTGCATGGACAAACTACGGCCCCGTTTTCCCTGAAGACGTTCAAGAGCTCACTATTCAGACTTTTGCCTCTATTCAGCCACTCTCAGTAACTCACGTCGATAAATTCCCTTACATGACTAACTACAATGTCCCTTCAGGTGTTCGCATTGGCAATGGCGCAAAAATCCGTCTCGGTGCTCACCTCGGTGAAGGCACAACGGTTATGCAAGCTGGTTTCGTGAACTTCAACGCTGGTACAGAAGGCAATGCTATGATCGAAGGTCGCGTTTCTGCTGGTGTATTTGTTTCTAAGGATTCTGATGTTGGCGGCGGTGCTTCTATTATGGGTACACTCTCTGGTGGCGGTAAAGAAGTTGTATGCATCGGTTCAAAATGTCTTCTCGGTGCTAACGCGGGTACGGGTATCTCACTCGGCTTCGGTTGTACTGTAGGTGCTGGCACTTACATCACGGCTAGCTCAAAAGTTTCACTCTACGACGAAAACTCTAATCCCGTTAACCTCAATGGCGACTTAGTGGCCGAAGGCGAAAACGTCGTCAAAGGCCTCGACTTGAGTGGTAGAGATAAATTACTTATCTATCAAGATTCCGTGTCTGGCAAACTCATTTGCCGTCCGAATCCAAAGACTGTAGAACTCAATACTTCATTGCACATCAATGACTAATTAGTCCTAACAGCCATTCTAAAAAAGGGAGCTCAAGTAGCTCCCTTTTTTATTATTCACAAAAACCTTACAACTTGGAAACTTATACATATTATAAACTGAGAGATACTAAGAACAGATGATTTTAAAAAGGAATAAAATTGCCTTTTTTCACATCACGATATAACATATATTTATTAGTATATTCTGTGGAGGAACTTGTATGAGATCAGCTAGATTAAAGCCAAGCGATGGCACCTACTACCACATAATGAATCGCATTGCAGGAGAAAAAAGTTTTTATCCCTTTGGTAATCAAGAAAAACAAATGTTTATTTCCATGATGAACAAGTACCTGAAGCTCTATAAAATTGATCTCTTATCTTACTGTATTATGTCCAATCATTATCATTTGGTTCTCTTCAGTCCTGGAAAAATCTCCCCTGAAGAAATAAAAACACGTTGGCAGGATTTCTATGGACATTCAAAAGGACATTTCCACCCTGAACCTCTATGGGAATCTCCGAAAACAATAGAACAATGGCGCCTACGTTTAAGCGATGTATCGGACTTTATGAAAGTTCTTCAACAGTCATTTACTGCTTGGTATAATCGGACTCATAATAGGCGTGGCCATTTTTGGGCAGATCGCTTTAAAAGTGTTATTTTGGAAGGAGGAAACTCATTGCTTCGCTGTATTAAATATGTAGAGCTAAATCCGCTCAGAGCCGGTATCTTAGATGAAAACAAAAATTATATTTATTCATCCTATGGCATTTATAAATCAACTAAAAAACATCCACTAGAAACAAACCTCATTAAACATCTACCTGCAGCATTAGGCTCTAAATCAAAAGACACAATAAGGCGATTTTATCAAACTATTCAAACAATAATCTTTAATGCATCGACAAAAGAATTTAGTATACGACAATCCATTTGGACTCATAGCAAAATTATTGGCAGCAAAAAATTCATTAGCAAACTCATCAAAAAGTACTCGCAGCTTTCTCCAGATATAAAAAGCTCAAGCGATATCTGCTTCATCTAGAATAACAAATTCACAAGACTTTAAACACTAGCAACTGCTTTGTTTGAATTCAGTCATTTATGTACAAAAAAACTCAGAAATAACAAGAAATCCAAACTCGAGAAGTAAGCTTAGAAAATCAAGAGTCATACAAAGGCTTTTACATGGCTAGCCCCACCATATTCCTCCAAATATAAGCATCAAATTATAAAAAATTCTTATTTCTCCCTCAAAATCACCTGTCCCTCCTCATCCCCCTGTCCCTCCTCATCCCGTCATTTACGTCATGGAT
This window contains:
- a CDS encoding transposase, with protein sequence MRSARLKPSDGTYYHIMNRIAGEKSFYPFGNQEKQMFISMMNKYLKLYKIDLLSYCIMSNHYHLVLFSPGKISPEEIKTRWQDFYGHSKGHFHPEPLWESPKTIEQWRLRLSDVSDFMKVLQQSFTAWYNRTHNRRGHFWADRFKSVILEGGNSLLRCIKYVELNPLRAGILDENKNYIYSSYGIYKSTKKHPLETNLIKHLPAALGSKSKDTIRRFYQTIQTIIFNASTKEFSIRQSIWTHSKIIGSKKFISKLIKKYSQLSPDIKSSSDICFI
- a CDS encoding DapH/DapD/GlmU-related protein; protein product: MSTIYWGVGLRRSHDEKALDVLFPFIQSSTSEEFAEIAKITAVNAEAINTKILNEEQLQQLVEVNSNDLSLATMLGEFDMNDNIYSLTDRVITVIPNFTESSVESTEDAYLRLQMLSQRLVKPHGVSLDSIFGKLPNIAWTNYGPVFPEDVQELTIQTFASIQPLSVTHVDKFPYMTNYNVPSGVRIGNGAKIRLGAHLGEGTTVMQAGFVNFNAGTEGNAMIEGRVSAGVFVSKDSDVGGGASIMGTLSGGGKEVVCIGSKCLLGANAGTGISLGFGCTVGAGTYITASSKVSLYDENSNPVNLNGDLVAEGENVVKGLDLSGRDKLLIYQDSVSGKLICRPNPKTVELNTSLHIND